In the genome of Acidobacteriota bacterium, the window ACGACGTTGCGCGACGGCGCGCAGGGCGAAGGCTTGGCGTACACCGTTGAAGATAAGATCAAGATTGCGCGCGCGCTGGATGAAATCGGAGTGACGTACATCGAAGGCGGCTGGCCCGGCGCGAACCCGAAAGACGTGGAGTTTTTTGAGCGCGCCAAGTCCGTACAACTGAACAACGCTGTCTTTGCCGCGTTTGGCAGCACCCGCCGAGCCAATGGATTGGCTGCCGATGACACCGTCGTGCAAGGTTTGCTGGCGGCGCAAACGCCTGTCGTGACGATCTTCGGCAAATCCTGGGACTTTCACGTTGATGTCGCGCTGAAAACCACGCTCGAAGAAAACCTGCGGATGATTGCCGACACGGTCAGCCACCTGAAATCCTGTGGCCGCCGGGTGTTGTACGACGCCGAGCATTTCTTTGACGGTTTTCGCGCCAATGCCGAATACGCGCTCGACACATTGGCCGCGGCCGCACAGGCCGGAGCCGAAACGCTGATTTTGTGCGACACCAACGGTGGCCGTTTGCCGGAAGAAATTGCCGATGCCGTGGCGCTGGTTCGCAAACGCATTCCGAATGTTCGCGTTGGCATACACTGCCACAACGACAGCGAACTGGCCGTCGCCAATTCGCTGGCCGCCGTCGAAGCCGGCGCAACGCACGTGCAAGGCGTAATGAATGGTTACGGCGAACGATGCGGCAATGCAAATTTGTGTTCGATCATTCCGAACCTGGAATTGAAAATGAACCGTCGCTGTTTGCCCGATGGCAAACTGAAGCTGCTGACGCGCACCAGCCGTTACATCAACGAAGTCGCCAACCTGGTTCCGAACGAACGCGCAGCGTATGTTGGCCGCAGCGCTTTTGCGCACAAAGGCGGCATTCACGTTTCTGCCATTTCCAAAGCCAAGGAAACTTACGAACACATCAACCCTGAAGACGTAGGCAACGAAACCCGGGTGCTGGTCAGCGACCAATCCGGCGTCAGCAACATCCGTTTCAAATCCGATGACATCGGCGAAGAATTCACCAAAAATCCCGAAGCCGCTCGCCGGTTGCTGGCGCAACTGAAAACGCTGGAACACGAAGGCTATTCGTTTGAAGACGCCGAAGCGTCGTTCAAATTGCTCGCCTGGAGCGCGCTCGGTCGGCGCAAGCATTTCTTTGAGACGATTGAATACCGCATCTGGCTTGGGTCGCAGAACGAACCCGAAGCCATCGTGCGTTTGAAGGTCGGTGACGAAGAAGAACACACGGCGAGTTTAGGAGATGGCCCAGTGCATGCATTGGATCAGGCGCTGCGAAAAGCACTGCGGAATCATTACCCGCAAATTGATCACTTCCACCTGATTGATTTCAAAGTTCGCATTCTGGACGGCGAACACGCGACGGCTGCCAAAACGCGCGTTCATGTGGAAACCAGCGACGGCGAACGGTCTTGGAATACGGTCGGCGTCGCTGGGAATATCATCGCTGCGTCGTGGGCGGCGTTGGTGGAAAGCATTGAATATGGATTGCAAGTCAGCGCTTAACTGGCTTGCAATCCAAACGAAGTTATCGCGGGCGAACCGTCGTGGTTCCGTTCTTCCGGACGGCGGTGCGGTTCGGGCCATACGCCGCAGCGTTGCCATTGGGGTCAATCGCAACGCCCGCATTCGAGCCTTTTGCCGTTACAGCGCCATTTCGATCTTTGGTGACGGTGCGACCGCGCGAACCTCTGGCGACCACGCCTCCATTCGGGCTTTGATACACCTTCCCGCCCCGCGCGCTGGTTGTGACGGTTCCGCCGTTTGCCGTTGTGGATTGAGTCTGTGCGACGGCGGTCAATGAAAGCGTTAATGTCAGCGTGATGGTTGTTGCGAACATACGAATCCCGTTTTTCATATTTCCTTCTCCTTTGATAAATCGCCTTGCGGCTACAGTTGATTGAATCGAAACAGACGCATCAAGCTCACTTAACGCGCTGCCCCCATGCCATGCGTTGAAAATGATTCAATGACGTTAGCGGCGAATGCGTCCGCCTCCACGAAGCCCACCGCCGGAACCGATTCGCGGCCCTTCGCCAGAACCCAACCGAGGACCAACCACACCTGAGTTCGAGCTTAAGCCGCCTGCCGAGCGGAAGTTTTCCCAGCGCTGTTGTCCGGTGATTCTGGCCCCTTGTTGGTTTTGGATGTTCTGGATTTCTGTTGGCCGGTTTACGGATTGCCAACCGTTGTTGGTGTGTTGTTCCAGGCCGTTGGATTTGTTGTAGCGGTACACTTCGCCATCGTGTCCGGCGTAAACGTTATTGTTGCCAATCGCTACACCAGTGTCTGTCCGAGTGTTATATGCGAATCCTTTGCCACCTGCGGTAACTTGGCCAGTTGAGGCGTTGTACGTTGCGCCCGCTGCGCCGCCACTGACGACGCCAGTGCGCGGATTGTAGCCTGCGCCTCTGGAACCTGCTGCGGCGTTGCCAGTGTATGGATTGCTCGCCGCGCCTGCCTGCCCGACAGCGCCTCTGCCGGTGTACGGGTTGTATGTTGCGCCGCCCGCGCCCGTAACCGTCGTGCCGGTGTACACGTTGGTGTTTGTGAAGGCGCGACCGTTGTAACGCGTGCCTGTGACCGTATTGACGCCGGAAAATGCCGCACTCTGACCGACGTTGCCGGTGTAAGGATTTGCCCACGCGGCCCTGGTTCCTGAGTAAGCGACGTTTCCCCAACGTCCATATACGTTTGCCGTTGCTGCGCCGCCGTAACCGCAGCAGCCATACGCCGCAGTATATCCACCGTAGTAAGGCGCCGGGTAGTAATAAGTGCTCCAGCCATAGCCGATGCCGTAAGCCACGCCCCAGCCTCCGTACACGCTCCAGCTAAAGCCAGCGCCGTAACCGTAGGTGTAGGCGGAACCGTGCCAGTATGTTCCGAGATAAGGGCGATAGTGCCAGCCTGTGCCATACACCACAACGTTATTGGCGGAAACAACCGTTCCGAAATAACCGGGCGTGTAACCGACATAAACGGCTTCCGGCGTTGAGCCATACACTTTGACGTACGTCACGCGGTGAACTGGCGAACTCGGCGGAATCGCGTAAATCGTCGTCGGAACGGAAGTCGCGACGACCCACGGCCCCGTTGCCGAATTGGCGACAAACCAGACGCCATTTTCGACCGCGTAATAATTGCCGCTGACGGCAACGACCGGCGTCGAAGTATTGACGGCGTACTTCAACGTCGTGGTTTCGATGGGTTGAAATTGCGGTTGCCCATCGTATTCGACCGTTAGTTTTGCTTCGCTGCGCGTGATGGTCGCGGTCTGCGGAATCTCGTTGGCGATTAAAGCTTCATTCGCTTGTGAAGTTCCCGGAACCGAAGCCAGAACGCTGGCTTTTTCGTGGGTTGGCGGAATTCTGCTGAAATCCGAAGGCAGCCAATCGCCTCGCACGTATTCCCACGGCCCATTCAGGGATTTGCCGCGAAACCAGCGACCGGAAATCAACACGTACCGATCCTGTGTGAGCGTATCCACGAAGATGTCGTTTTCGGAATTGGTTATAGAAAGGAGTTGGGTGTCTTCAATGGGCGCGAATTGCGGTTCGCCTTGGGATTGAAGCAACTCCGCAGGTTTCAAGCTGACATAAATCACAGGCAAGGCATTTCGCTGGGCAGCGTCACGGAGCGAAGGTTTTTTGCCTTCAGATCCATCCAGCAAATCTACTTGCTTTGTTTGCGCCACCACCGCGACGGCCTTGTCCACTTCGTGCGGAACGTTCCAGGCGATGTTCCATGGGCCATTTGCCGTGTCGGATTCCATCCACCCATCCATCAGGTGAAGGTAGTATTTATTCTTCGCTTCATCCCGCAGGATCAACACGCGTGTGTTGATGACGCGAGTAAGGTGAGTGTCTTTCACCGGGCGTAGAGCCGGTTCGCCATCAATCAGAACCAGGATCGCTGGCCGCGTGCTGAACAGAATGTCCGGTGGATCATTCTTGAGTTGATAGCCATTGCTGGCGATCTTGGCGCGTGTGATCGCCATATCGGCCAACAATCGGTCGAGCGCGATGATCTGGCCAACCTTTGGCGCTTGCGCTTGCAGGATTGCCTGATACGCGCTCGCTTGCTCTGGGGTCGCCGGGAAACTGACTTTGGTGATGACGAAATCGGTCAACGTCACCAGCCGATTGACCTTGTCAATTTCCGTTCGCGCGGCGAGCCAGATCACGCCATACGTTGGTTGTTTGCCTTGGTTGGCGGTGATGGCAACGGCAGCGCGCGCTTCCAGTTGATTGTCTTTCCACTGTTCGATCTGCGGTTGATAAACCGAAAGAGAAAATGCTCCACTGGCGAACGTTCGCGGCCATCCTTTGTCCGTCATCGTTGCCGACTGCTTGGCGTTTGGATAGGCCGCAGTTTGCGCAACGGTTAGCGACTTGAACGCCGTCAGCAAACAAGCGGCGAGCAAGACATAAACAAGTTGTTTTGAAATCCGCTTCATAAATTACCTCGTGCGTTCGTAATCGAAGTTTTCGGTGATCAATTGCAGCGATTCTTTCTGGTAATTCACGACAGTCCGCGCCATGTAGGTTGGGCCGGCCGGAAGTTCGCCAAATTCGATCACGGCTCTCACCGGGTTTCTTTCCACGAAAGTCAAAATTTCCACGCGGCGCTGGCGCCGGGTTTTGGCGTCCAACCAAATGGTCATGCCGTCGCCGGCCTGAAGAATGTTTCCGCCCTGAATTTGAATGACGCCTTGATCCAACCTGCCGGAAATGTTGGCGCTGGCCAGAAAGGCCTGCATCTTCGCGGGCGAAAGGTGGCTGTACGCCTGCACCTGTTCGCGTAAATCTCCCATCAGTTCGATGAAGTCTTCTTTTTTCTTCTGCGCAATGTGGCCGAAGATTGGGCCTTTCGGCATCTGGGGCGGCGCGGAACCACCGATCTGGCTTTTCTGCAAATTGCCAAACGCGTCATACCGCATCTGGAACACCTGCGTGTTTTTGATTTCGGTGTTTTTCCTGACTTCATTGCGCGACTTCCAGGTGTATTGCCTCAACGCCTGATCGTTTTGTTGATGCGCGCGTGCAAACGCTTCTTTGAGTTGTGCGGGGTCTTGCGCCTCGATAGTCAGCGCGCCAAACAATAACAAGGCCATCGCCGACAGAACCCAACTTTTGAACTTTACCCGATGCGTGTTTGTACTCATTAAACCTCTCCTCCTAGATCAGATTTCAACGTGGTTTACATTAACCACAGAGGCCACAGAGATGCATAAATCCTCTGTGCGCTCTGTGGCTCTTTCTGTGTATTCAACAGATGTCTTATTTCTTGCCCGGTGGCAGCGGGAAGTTCTGGAACATCTTCGTCAACGCTTCGTTCAGCGCCTTTTCGTTCTTTTCCGGCTTGCTGCTGATGGTGCCGCTGGCAGTGCCGCGCCAGATGAATTTCCTGGCGTGCGCATCGCCAATGTCCACCATCAATTGTCCGATGGGAATTTTGTCCACGGTTGCCGTGCCTGCGCCGAAGCGCCAACCGCCCAAGGGCCCACCACCCATGGTGTTGATCGAAACCTGCGTGTCCGTCGCGGCGTGGTAGGTGATGACGAAATCCGGATTGCTTTCGACCTTTCGCATTCCTTTTGCCGCAAGCTGCAGTTCGATTCCGGAAACGATTCGCTGATGCACCAATGGATTTTGCGCGGGCGTGCCGTTGATCCAGGCATAGGTCTTGTATTTCGAAAAGTCCGTGGTCTTGTCAAAATCCACGCGCACCTGTTGCGCCAAGGCGCCGCCAGTGACGACCAGCAGCAAGCAAACGCTCGCCGCCAGACTCAAAATGGTTCTCAAGGTTTTTCCCTTGAATTGATGTTTGTCGCTCATGTCCTCTTTCTCCTCGTTGGTAAGTAATTGTTTGCAACACTGGAAGGCGATCTCCCAGTTATCCCAAAGTATCTATTTGGTTGCTTTGTTCCTGCGGCTCATCCACCTTTTTGCGGTACAGGCTGGAAACAGCCAGAACCAAAATCAGCAGGCAGAAACTGCTGAACACCATCATTACGATCAGTAAAAGTAATTCCATGATTGATTCCTCTTCTCCCTTTCATTGAATCCGTTTCACTACTCTGCCTCCGCCGCGCTCGCGGCGACTGAATTTAGCAGTGGGTTTCAACCCACGATGGACGTAAGATTTTGCCCCTCGTCGCGTTAGCGACGACTGAGTTCAGGCGTCACTGACGTGACGCGAAGGCTCTCTCACACTCTTACCCGGCGTTGAAACACCGGGCTAAAATCAACCGTCGCTAACGCGACGAAGACGGCTGAGCAGTTACGAATCTATTTAGTTTTCAAACTGATTGGCAGCATCGAGCTATTTGGCATCGGGGTTGGCTTCTGCCAACGCTTTGCCAAAAGCCAGCATTTCGTTTACGACGGTGCAGGAAAGGGCAATCTCAAGACCAAAGGGCCGAGCGTTCTGAAAAATCAATCAAACCCATGAAGAGAAACAGGTTACCCAGGTTGGATTGAACGTGACGATGGGAAGTGCCGAAGCTCAAGATGCCCAAATGTCGGCGAATGCCGAAGTGTCGGCATCAAATCGGCTATCGAAACTGTAACAAGCTTGATGCACGCTGAAAGCGACGGTAGAGTCCGCTCACCTTTCGCTAACATTTTTAGAATTGCGCTCAATCAGCGGCCAAAACCGCACACGATTCGGAGGAAACGAAATGGATGCCGAATTGCAACCATCCCAAGTTGGCGACCAATTGCGGCGATTAAACATGTTGCTGGACGTTGGCAAAAGCATCGTTGCGCATCGTAATTTGCGTGAATTGATCGGCGTCATTTCCGATTACCTACAACAAGTCATCAACTGCGACGGAATCTGGGTAACATTGTTAGATGCTGATTCCGGCAAGCTGCGCGTTTTCGCGCTCGACCCGATCTTTCAGGGAAATCCGACGGCCAGCGAAGGCGAATTGGTGCCGATGGAAGGTACGCCTTCTGAACGTGTGATGAAATCGCAGCAAACCGTCATTGTGTCTCGCCAGATGCTGGAAAATTCAACTTCGGCAGTGGCGCGAAGCGTTGCCGCCGGAGGCATGCAATCCGGTTGCATTGCGCCGCTCGTTTCTCAGGGGCGCGCAATTGGAACGCTGGCAATGGTCAGCAAAGTGGTCAACGCATTTTCTGAAGAAGACGCAGAGCTGTTCACACACATCGCCGGTCAGATTGCCGTCGCTGTGGATAATGCCGTGAACTTCGAACGAGCGCGCGCCGCCGAAGAACAGGCGCAGCGCCAATCCAAACGGCTGCAACTGCTGCTGGACATTAATAATGCCGTCGTTTCCAACCTGAATTTGCCGGATTTGCTGGCGGCCATTTCCGCAGGGCTTCGCCAGGTGCTGTCGCACGATTTTACAGGGATGGCGTTGTATGACGCGGAACTCGGCCAATTGCGTGTGCAAGCATTGGATTACACGCGGAACCAGCAATTGTTCGGAACGAAGGATTTGATTCCGCTCAAGGGAACAGGCCCTGGCAAGGCGTTTACTTCGCGCAAGCCGGTGCTGATTCGCAGCTTTGAAGCAACTGCTTCTTCGACGGAAATAGTGCGGCTGATGGCTTCGGCCGGATTCAAATCCAGTTGCCACGTGCCGCTCATCGCACGCGACAAGGTGTTGGGCACGCTGGATGTGCTGAGCTTTCGCACGGATGGATTTACTGAAGATGACGCGGAATTACTGATGCAGATCGGGCAGCAAATCGCCATCGCGGTGGATAACGCGCTGGTTTATCGAGAAATTGAAGCCATCAAAAACAAACTGGCCGAAGAGAAGCTGTATTTGGAAGAAGAGATTCAGACGGCCTGGAATTTCGAGCGAATCATCGGTGCAAGCGCTTCGCTTCAACGAATTTTGAAACAGGTCGAAACCGTAGCGCCGACCGATTCCACGGTTCTGATTCGCGGCGAAACTGGAACCGGGAAAGAGTTGATTGCTCGCGCCATTCACAACCTCAGCGAGCGGCGCGAACGTTCGTTGGTCAAACTCAACTGCGCGGCGATTCCGACCGGCTTGCTGGAAAGCGAATTGTTCGGCCACGAAAAAGGCGCGTTCACTGGCGCCATTTCGCAACGCATCGGACGCTTTGAACTGGCGAACAAAGGCACGCTGTTTCTGGACGAAGTCGGCGACATCCCGCTGGAACTGCAACCCAAACTACTGCGGGTTTTGCAGGAACAGGAATTCGAGCGCCTGGGCAGCACGCGCACACAGCGCGTGGACGTGCGGCTGGTGGCCGCGACCAATTGCAATCTGGAACAAATGGTCGCTGACAAACAGTATCGCGGCGATTTGTTTTATCGGCTCAATGTGTTTCCCATCCACCTGCCGCCGTTGCGCGAACGCCGCGAAGACATTCCTTTGCTGGCGCGTTTCTTCGCCCAGAAATTTGCGCAACGCATGCACAAACAACTGGAAACGATTCCGGCGGAAACCATGGCGGCGCTGACGCAATATCACTGGCCCGGCAACATACGCGAACTGGAAAACGTCATCGAACGCGCCGTCATTCTTTCGCGCGGACCGGCGCTGGAAGTTCCCTTACATGAAATGAAGCCGGCAAAGAAGCCAACAGACAACGTAGCCAGTTCAGCCAGCGCAACGTTGGCAGACAACGAACGCGAACACATTCTGCGTGTGCTGAAAGAAACCGGATGGGTCATCAGTGGCCCCAACGGCGCAGCAACGCGGCTCGGCATCAAGCGCACCACGCTGCAAGCGCGCATGCAAAAGCTTGGCATTTCCCGCCAACGATAGTGCCGATATTTCGGTAACTGCCGAGATTTCGGCGGCAAACGCGTCGGCACTCGGCATCGGCGCTCAAACCCTCTCAAATCATTTCGACAACCTAACTTCTTTCCATTCAAAGACTTGATTGGGCTTCACAAGTTGCGTTGCGCTTTGGCAAAGCGATTGCCCTATTCGGCAAACGTCGAAAGGCAAAAGGCAATCGCGAAAACGCGGCTTGCTGAAGGTCAAACGCAATTTAGATGCGGCGCAGTGAGAACGCATCTGCAAAGTGAAACGAAGAGCTTTTGACAAAGAAGCTCAATGAAAAGGAGTGGAGGTTATTTA includes:
- a CDS encoding DUF4136 domain-containing protein, which gives rise to MSDKHQFKGKTLRTILSLAASVCLLLVVTGGALAQQVRVDFDKTTDFSKYKTYAWINGTPAQNPLVHQRIVSGIELQLAAKGMRKVESNPDFVITYHAATDTQVSINTMGGGPLGGWRFGAGTATVDKIPIGQLMVDIGDAHARKFIWRGTASGTISSKPEKNEKALNEALTKMFQNFPLPPGKK
- a CDS encoding citramalate synthase is translated as MKDNWVEIYDTTLRDGAQGEGLAYTVEDKIKIARALDEIGVTYIEGGWPGANPKDVEFFERAKSVQLNNAVFAAFGSTRRANGLAADDTVVQGLLAAQTPVVTIFGKSWDFHVDVALKTTLEENLRMIADTVSHLKSCGRRVLYDAEHFFDGFRANAEYALDTLAAAAQAGAETLILCDTNGGRLPEEIADAVALVRKRIPNVRVGIHCHNDSELAVANSLAAVEAGATHVQGVMNGYGERCGNANLCSIIPNLELKMNRRCLPDGKLKLLTRTSRYINEVANLVPNERAAYVGRSAFAHKGGIHVSAISKAKETYEHINPEDVGNETRVLVSDQSGVSNIRFKSDDIGEEFTKNPEAARRLLAQLKTLEHEGYSFEDAEASFKLLAWSALGRRKHFFETIEYRIWLGSQNEPEAIVRLKVGDEEEHTASLGDGPVHALDQALRKALRNHYPQIDHFHLIDFKVRILDGEHATAAKTRVHVETSDGERSWNTVGVAGNIIAASWAALVESIEYGLQVSA
- a CDS encoding sigma 54-interacting transcriptional regulator, with product MLLDVGKSIVAHRNLRELIGVISDYLQQVINCDGIWVTLLDADSGKLRVFALDPIFQGNPTASEGELVPMEGTPSERVMKSQQTVIVSRQMLENSTSAVARSVAAGGMQSGCIAPLVSQGRAIGTLAMVSKVVNAFSEEDAELFTHIAGQIAVAVDNAVNFERARAAEEQAQRQSKRLQLLLDINNAVVSNLNLPDLLAAISAGLRQVLSHDFTGMALYDAELGQLRVQALDYTRNQQLFGTKDLIPLKGTGPGKAFTSRKPVLIRSFEATASSTEIVRLMASAGFKSSCHVPLIARDKVLGTLDVLSFRTDGFTEDDAELLMQIGQQIAIAVDNALVYREIEAIKNKLAEEKLYLEEEIQTAWNFERIIGASASLQRILKQVETVAPTDSTVLIRGETGTGKELIARAIHNLSERRERSLVKLNCAAIPTGLLESELFGHEKGAFTGAISQRIGRFELANKGTLFLDEVGDIPLELQPKLLRVLQEQEFERLGSTRTQRVDVRLVAATNCNLEQMVADKQYRGDLFYRLNVFPIHLPPLRERREDIPLLARFFAQKFAQRMHKQLETIPAETMAALTQYHWPGNIRELENVIERAVILSRGPALEVPLHEMKPAKKPTDNVASSASATLADNEREHILRVLKETGWVISGPNGAATRLGIKRTTLQARMQKLGISRQR
- a CDS encoding carbohydrate-binding family V/XII, encoding MKRISKQLVYVLLAACLLTAFKSLTVAQTAAYPNAKQSATMTDKGWPRTFASGAFSLSVYQPQIEQWKDNQLEARAAVAITANQGKQPTYGVIWLAARTEIDKVNRLVTLTDFVITKVSFPATPEQASAYQAILQAQAPKVGQIIALDRLLADMAITRAKIASNGYQLKNDPPDILFSTRPAILVLIDGEPALRPVKDTHLTRVINTRVLILRDEAKNKYYLHLMDGWMESDTANGPWNIAWNVPHEVDKAVAVVAQTKQVDLLDGSEGKKPSLRDAAQRNALPVIYVSLKPAELLQSQGEPQFAPIEDTQLLSITNSENDIFVDTLTQDRYVLISGRWFRGKSLNGPWEYVRGDWLPSDFSRIPPTHEKASVLASVPGTSQANEALIANEIPQTATITRSEAKLTVEYDGQPQFQPIETTTLKYAVNTSTPVVAVSGNYYAVENGVWFVANSATGPWVVATSVPTTIYAIPPSSPVHRVTYVKVYGSTPEAVYVGYTPGYFGTVVSANNVVVYGTGWHYRPYLGTYWHGSAYTYGYGAGFSWSVYGGWGVAYGIGYGWSTYYYPAPYYGGYTAAYGCCGYGGAATANVYGRWGNVAYSGTRAAWANPYTGNVGQSAAFSGVNTVTGTRYNGRAFTNTNVYTGTTVTGAGGATYNPYTGRGAVGQAGAASNPYTGNAAAGSRGAGYNPRTGVVSGGAAGATYNASTGQVTAGGKGFAYNTRTDTGVAIGNNNVYAGHDGEVYRYNKSNGLEQHTNNGWQSVNRPTEIQNIQNQQGARITGQQRWENFRSAGGLSSNSGVVGPRLGSGEGPRIGSGGGLRGGGRIRR